From the genome of Actinomycetota bacterium, one region includes:
- a CDS encoding SCP2 sterol-binding domain-containing protein, whose translation MSLQYGTEEWEQAYLEEVAKRMESEPKPYIFFTPEWVAMYEKAINEDNVYREAARDWDGSVVLHVLKAPNYGLDIDLYIFLDLSRGECRKARIVPPAAGEAGKFVITGSADRWMDVGRKKLDIVQGMMQAKMKLKGDLATIVRFVKASTRLAEIASNVGGKFPDELMPEEVERLRATVKELGGRFLGINI comes from the coding sequence ATGTCCCTGCAGTACGGAACCGAGGAATGGGAGCAGGCTTACCTGGAGGAAGTGGCGAAAAGGATGGAGTCGGAGCCCAAGCCGTACATCTTCTTCACGCCGGAATGGGTGGCCATGTACGAGAAGGCCATAAACGAGGACAACGTGTACAGGGAAGCGGCCCGGGACTGGGACGGGAGCGTGGTCCTGCACGTGTTAAAGGCTCCCAATTACGGCCTGGACATCGACCTCTACATCTTCCTGGATCTCTCGCGCGGGGAATGCCGCAAGGCGAGGATAGTGCCCCCCGCGGCGGGGGAAGCGGGCAAATTCGTGATCACCGGGTCGGCGGACCGCTGGATGGACGTGGGCAGGAAGAAGCTGGACATCGTGCAGGGCATGATGCAGGCCAAGATGAAGCTGAAGGGCGACCTCGCCACCATCGTGCGTTTCGTGAAAGCCTCCACGCGCCTCGCTGAGATCGCTTCCAACGTCGGGGGCAAGTTCCCGGACGAGCTCATGCCCGAAGAGGTCGAACGGCTGCGCGCCACGGTAAAGGAACTGGGCGGGCGCTTCCTGGGCATCAACATATAG